In Marinilabiliales bacterium, the genomic stretch AGCTGCTTGACAACCTTGAAAAAGAACTGCAGATCAGCGTCTGTCCGCTCAGCTGGCCGATTGGGAGCGGAGGAGGTTTCAAGGGTGTGTTCAACATGCATGAGCAGAAGCTTGACCTTTTCCCATCTTCAGGTAGTCACCCGGAACAGAAGGATTTTAAGGTAAATGATATCCTTTCGGGGGAAGCGGACAGCTATTTAGGGTCCGGTGCTGCATCACTGAAGGATGATATTGAACTTGCCCTGGCCGGATACCCCCGGTTTGACCGGGAACAGTATTTAGGGGCAGCTCTGGCTCCCGTGTTCTTTGGTTCTGCGCTTAACAATTTCGGTGTCAAGGCTTTGCTCGATTGCTTCCTTGAAATAGCTCCCGAGCCAGGTACCATAAAAGCGGTTGAGAGGGAGGTTCATGCCGGCGAGGATAAATTCACTGGATTCGTGTTCAAGATACATGCCAATATGGATCCCAACCATCGTGACCGGTTGGCTTTTGTGAAAATCTGCTCCGGTATTTTTGAGCGCAATAAGCCTTATCTTCATACACGCACAGGCAAAAAGCAGAAGTTCAGCAGTCCCACTGCCTTCATGGCAGAGCGTAAATCGGTGGTTGATGCGGCATACCCCGGCGATATAATTGGCCTTCACGATACAGGGAATTTCAGGATAGGAGATACTTTGACAGAGGGTGAGGTGCTTAATTTCAAGGGAATACCCAGTTTCTCACCAGAATTCTTCAGGTATGTCGAGAACGCCGACCCCCTTAAGTTCAAACAACTGGCAAAAGGGCTTGACCACCTTATGGATGAGGGCGTTGCACAGTTGTTCGTCAACCAGGTGAATGGCAGGAAGATAATTGGCACAGTGGGACCCCTGCAGTTTGATGTTATCGAGTTCAGGCTAAAGCATGAATACGGGGCTACCTGCAGGTACGAACCTTTGAATATTCACAAGGCCTGCTGGATGGAGAGCAGCAGCCGGGAGCAACTTGACGATTTCAGAATGCGCAAACAGCAGAATATGGCTAAAGACAAATGGGGCAGGGATGTGTTCCTGGCTGATTCGGAATACAGTCTCCAGATGGCAAGAGAAAAATATGACGCCATCAATTTCCATACCATATCGGAGTTCTGATGACGGGTACTGCAAAACGGCTTCGATGCTCTGTCGGATACCTTGCCGGACTGGCAAATGATGATTGTCATGAATTATTTATGTGTACTCGATTATTTTTGCCGGCGTTGTTTTTGCTGCTAAAAAATAAAATCCGGCTGTACACACAACACAAATTTAGTTTTCTAATTATTTTGTACATTTGTTTGACCTTTTTTGGTATATATACTATATTACAATTATAGTCAGGTCATTAATTATAGCAGACAGTAGTAAATTAATTATATAAAAGTAAAATTTCATCCACATGGAAAATAAACTTCAGGAATTAACCGAGAAGATCTATGCTGAAGGGGTCGATAAGGCCAATAAAGAGGCCCAGCAGATTATTGACAATGCCAGGGCCGAGGTTGAGAAGATGCAGGAAAAGGCGCGTGAGGATGCCGGACAGATAATTGAGAAGGCTAAGAAGGAGGCAGAGGAGATTAAAAAGAATGTGAACTCTGAGGTTAAGCTTTCGGCAAGGCAGGCGATTAATACTATCAAGCAGCAGATCACCGGTCTGGTAACGGCAAAGGCTACCGGTGAGAATATAAAGGAGGCTTTTAAGGAGAAGGAATTTCTGCAGAAGATCATCGAAGTTGCCGTTAAAAACTGGGATCCGAAGTCCGGCAAAACTATGGATGTGGCTGTTTTGTTGCCGGAAAAAGACAAAAAGGAGCTTGACGATTATTTTAACAAAAAGCAGAAAGCACTCCTGGATGCCGGACTTGAGATTAGATTTGATGACAGTGTGGTGGCTGGTTTCAAGATAGGGCCCAAAGATGGCAGTTATCAGATCAGCTTTACAGATGAGGATTTTGAGAATTTTTTCAAGAACTACATCAGGCCCCGTACCAAAGAATTGCTATATCCGGAAGAAAAATAGTGCCGGATGGTAGTGTTGCCCGCAACTACTGCTGCGGCAACTGTAACCGGTTTTGGCCGCCACGCCTACGGTTTAATCATTTTTATCAAGTGCTTAATATGAAATTAACCTGTATAATTAAGTAATGTTTGAAAGAAACTACTACTATCTGGTAGCCGGACTGCCTGAAATTCTGATCGACCAGAAAAAACTCAATTTTTCCATAGCCGATTTCAAGGAGGATATGG encodes the following:
- a CDS encoding peptide chain release factor 3, whose protein sequence is MNLNRETRRRRTFGIISHPDAGKTTLTEKLLLFGGAIQVAGAVKSNKIKKSAVSDFMEIERQRGISVATSVMGFEYGGYKVNILDTPGHQDFAEDTYRTLTAVDSVIIVIDAAKGVETQTRKLMEVCRMRKTPVIVFINKMDRPALDPFELLDNLEKELQISVCPLSWPIGSGGGFKGVFNMHEQKLDLFPSSGSHPEQKDFKVNDILSGEADSYLGSGAASLKDDIELALAGYPRFDREQYLGAALAPVFFGSALNNFGVKALLDCFLEIAPEPGTIKAVEREVHAGEDKFTGFVFKIHANMDPNHRDRLAFVKICSGIFERNKPYLHTRTGKKQKFSSPTAFMAERKSVVDAAYPGDIIGLHDTGNFRIGDTLTEGEVLNFKGIPSFSPEFFRYVENADPLKFKQLAKGLDHLMDEGVAQLFVNQVNGRKIIGTVGPLQFDVIEFRLKHEYGATCRYEPLNIHKACWMESSSREQLDDFRMRKQQNMAKDKWGRDVFLADSEYSLQMAREKYDAINFHTISEF
- a CDS encoding V-type ATP synthase subunit E, with protein sequence MENKLQELTEKIYAEGVDKANKEAQQIIDNARAEVEKMQEKAREDAGQIIEKAKKEAEEIKKNVNSEVKLSARQAINTIKQQITGLVTAKATGENIKEAFKEKEFLQKIIEVAVKNWDPKSGKTMDVAVLLPEKDKKELDDYFNKKQKALLDAGLEIRFDDSVVAGFKIGPKDGSYQISFTDEDFENFFKNYIRPRTKELLYPEEK